The sequence below is a genomic window from Sinorhizobium terangae.
CCTGCTCGCGCTGGCAGCTGGCGGCGCTGCCTCCTGGTTGGCGCTCGGCGCCGCAGACCAGCCGGCAGTCGCGGCCGCACAAGTGCAAGAAGCCCCTTCGCAGGAAGTGCTCGTCGCGTCTGCGGAGCTCAAGCGCGGGACGGTTCTGGAAGACGGTCATGTGCGGTGGCAGGCATGGGAGGGGGAGATCCCTCCTGTGTTCATCAGCCGCAGCTCGCGCCCGGATGCCATCGCATCTCTGGCGGGGTCGCTGGCCCTGGGCGACTTCGTTGCCGGAGAGCCTATCCGTCAAGACAAGGTCGCCCAGCGTGGCGCCGGCTTCCTTTCCAGCATGCTGCCTTCAGGGAAACGGGCGATAGCTGTCCGCGTGACTGCGGAAAGCACGGCCGGCGGGTTCATCCTGCCCAACGACCATGTCGACGTCGTCCATACCGTCGCTCGCTCGGGCTCGGGAAATGAGGGCGATGTCGTCAGCCGCGCCATCCTCTCCAACATACGCGTACTCGCGGTCGACCAGACGGTTTCGGAAGGGGCAGACGGGACCTCGGTCATCGGCAAGACCGCGACGCTCGAAGCGGATCCCCAGCAAATCGCAACGATCGCGGCGGCGGAAGCTTCCGGCACGGTCTCGCTCGCGCTCCGGCCGTTGGTCGACAATCACGAACCATCGGTCGTTGAGACCGAAGGACATCGTCGCGGCGTGGTCCGCGTCATCAGTGGCGGCCGGACCTCAATGATTGAAGTTCCCTCCCGCTCCGGCGGAAGCTGATTTTTTCAAGGAAGTTTCGAACCAATGAAACAGCTCGACAACACGACCTGCGAAACCTCCCCGGCGGCGTCGGCACTGCCGCCGATCCCGAAGGTCGACATCGCCGTCTTCTGCCGATCCGAGGAGGTGACGCAGGCAGTCCGTGTGGCGGCATCCGACCGTCGCATGGCGCGCGCCACTGTGACGATAAAGACCGGAGGAATAAGCGAAGCCACAGCGCACTACGGTGGCGTCATCTCGCCGAACCTCGTGGTCGTGGAAAACGATGACATCGAAGTCCGGCTGATGGCGGCGCTGGAGGGCCTAGCCATGGAGTGCGTCACGGGTACCAAGGTCATCGTAATAGGCCGTTCCAACGACGTCGGGCTCTATAAGAAGCTCATGGATGCCGGCGTGAGCGACTATCTCATCGCGCCGCTCGATCCCATGGATTTCGTCGCGGCAGTGCATCGCTGCTTTCGTAGCCCGGTCGAGGAGAAGCTCGGGCGTATTGTCGCCTTTGTCGGCGCCAAAGGCGGAACCGGATCCTCGACGCTCGCGCACAACGTTGCCTATGCAATGTCCAAGCGCGTGGATGCAGATGTGCTCTTGGCCGATCTCGACCTCCAATCCGGTACCCTGGACCTGAACTTCGATATCGAGGCGAGCCAGGGCATGGTCGATGTTCTGCAGAGCCCCGACCGCTTGGACGAGGTGCTGTTGCGCCGTCTCGCGGTGCACCATACGGATCGCCTGCATCTCCTGCCGGCGCCCGCGAACCTCGACAAGTTCGTCAGCCTCGGCGAGGACGAGGTCGACCACCTTCTCGGCGTCGCTCGCTCGAGTTCCTGGCATCTTGTCGTCGACCTCCCGCATATCTGGACCGGTTGGACGCGCAAGATCCTGCTCGAAGCGGATGAAATCGTCATTACGGCGACCCCGGATCTCGCCAGCATGCGCAATGCGAAGAACCTGATCGACTTCTTGAGGAGGGCGCGGCCGAACGATCCGCTGCCGAGGCTGGTGCTTAACAAGACCGAGACGCCGAAGCTTGCCGAGATCAAGCCGAAGGACTTCGTCGCTGCGGTCCGGCTCGAGGAGAGCGTGTCCGTTCCCTTCGATCCGAAGCTATTCGGTGCCGCGGCTAACAATGGCCGGTTGGTGATCGATCAGGCACCCGGGTCTGCGGCGGGCGGGGCAATCGCCGCCCTGGCGTGGCGCGTGAGCGGAACAAGGGAGAGACGAGCCGATCGGAGCGGGTTGAAGGCGCTGCTGCAATCGGTCCTCAAGCGCGGCAAATCGAATGGGCCATCGGCACTGCGCAAGAAAGCAGGCGAACTCAACGCGTCGCAGGCAGGCGCCTCGGCGACCGAATTTGCCCTCATAGCGCCGGTGCTCGCCCTCGCTCTTGTCGCAATGGCCGATGTCGGGTTTGCGCTTTACGAACGGATGACGATCGACCATGCGCTGCGCGCCGGCGCGCAAGCTGCCATGGCAGACCCCGGGCCGACGCAAGTCCAGAAGGTGATGCAGTCCACGTTGGCCAAAAGCGCGCTGCTGGCCAATGCCACCGTGTCAGCGGTGAAGCGCTACTGCGCCTGCCCGGAAGATACAGACGTCGATCCGGACACGGCGCCGCAATGCGGAACGAGCCTTTGCGCCAATGCAGCGGCGCCGTTCATCTACTACCGCTTGGCAGCGACGAAGAGCTATCAGCCTATGTCGCTGCCCGAGGTGCTCCCCACGTTTGAACTCAACTCCACCATGCAGGTGCAGGTCCGATGACGTCGCCTCGACCGGGCCTGCGGTCCCTGTGGCGCAGCGAAGCCGGCGCGACGGCGGTGGAATTCGCACTCGTGTGCCTGCCGCTGCTGCTGCTCCTTCTCGGCGTGATGGAATTTGGCCGCGTCCTTTACGTACGCAACGATCTCTCGCACGCCGCCGACATTGCTGCGCGCAAGGTGCTCATCCGGCAGATTGCCCGCGATGCCCCTGACAGCGAAGCGCAAACCAAGCTGGAGAGCGCGGTGCGAGAGAGTTTCCACAGCGGCGATTCCTCGCGGCTTCAAGTCGTCACCGGGAAGGAAACGGTGGACGGCATCGATTTTCGCGTTTTGTCGATCCAGTACCCCTTCACCTTCGTGCTGCCTGGATTGGGGGAAAGCTCTTTCAACCTTCAGCTTTCGCGGCGCATTCCGATCCAGTGATCATTCAAGGACTGCCAGCGCCTGTGGGATTGGCGTCTTCACCGGACTGCGGCGCAGTGCTCTGAGATTGCGGAGCGCTCTGTTCGCCGGATTGAACCGGATCGCAGCGACTAGTACAGTTATATGTTGTCCTACCCGTGCCCTCGTCGACGGTGACCAAGCGGCCGCCTGCGGCCACTACGTCAACGATGACATTGGCGACCTCGGCGCCATCCGCGCCCATGACGATGAGGTTTGTCGAACCGGGCGCCTTGCCGGTTAGAATGACAGTTTTGTCATCGCTGAGAGTCGCCTGCGCGACGCCCGGATTGCCAATGACGAGCGTGCTCGCGGGCCGGGTCAGCAGGAGCGTTCTGGCGAAATCCACGATCACCTTGACGACACCCTCGGTCTGGCGGGTCGGCTGCAGTGTGGTGGCCGCTGGGGGGACATTTTCCGCAGCCTGCGCCGCGCCAAGGGCGGCGCAGGTCGCGACCGCTAGAACAAGCCATCCGGCGCCGATGCGCATTGGAATCACTCCCATCGGTTGCTCCCGATATCTCAACGGATGGATGTGTCATCCGTTCCAACAAGACTGGCAAAGCATGGAACTAGTGCAATGCCGACGATCGGACTAGGCCAACCGGCCGAGGCGTTCGCGGGCGGCCATCGGCCATCAGGCTGAATGGATCGAGAGGGTTAATAAAGTCTATATGAGGGCCACACAGCAAGCGGGAAACGAGGCAGAACCTGGCCCGGCCCTGTGATGCCGAACTTGGCGTCGGCGCAACCTCAAACCACTGAAGGACCCCGAACCATGAAGAATCTTCTTGTCCGCTTTGCCCGCAACGAATCCGGCGCGACCGCGATCGAATATGGCCTGATTGCCGGTCTCATCTCCGTCGTCATTATCGGTGTGGTCACGACTATCGGCACTGACCTGGCTGCGAAGTTCACTTCCATCGCCAACGCGCTCTGAGCGTTTCCAGCAACTGGACGCCGGTCGGCAAGCGAAGCGGAGGGCATCGCCTTCCGCTTTCGCGTTTAACGATCTCAAACATCTCAATCTCGACAAACAAGAGCGATAACGATGTTCGGCAAGAAATCCATCTTGGAGGAGCGAGTTCCTGAAACTCCGGCGCAGGCAGCGGCAGAAAGCGAACCGCAAGCCGCGCCGGCAATAGTCCCGGCTCCACGGGCGGTCGAAAATCCGGCCGCCGTGAAGTCAGAAAAAGCTGAACAATATTATGCTCTGAAGAAGGAAATCTTCAGCGCGCTCATCGCCACGATCGACGTGGCGGTGCTGTCGACCATGGATGGCGAGCAGGCGCGCAAGGAAATTGGCGCGATCATCAACGACATCGTCGCGGCGAAGAAGGCCGGCATTTCCCTGGCCGAGCAGAACGACCTTCTCAACGACATCTGCAACGACATTCTGGGCTACGGTCCTCTCGAGCCCTTGCTCGCACGCGACGACATCGCCGACATCATGGTGAATGGCGCGAACCAGGTCTTCATCGAAGTGGCCGGTCGGGTGCAGCAAACGGGTATTCGCTTCCGCGACAACGAACAGCTCCTGAACATCTGCCAGCGCATCGTCAGCCAGGTCGGCCGGCGCGTCGATGAGTCGAGCCCGATCTGCGACGCACGTCTGGCGGACGGTTCGCGCGTCAACGTCATCGCACCGCCGCTTGCCATCGATGGCCCCAGCCTGACGATCCGCAAATTCAAGAAGGAAAAACTGACGCTCGACCAGTTGGTGCGTTTCGGTTCGATCTCGCGCGAAGGCGCCGAGATCCTCAAGATCATCGGCCGCGTGCGCTGCAATATCCTTATCTCCGGCGGCACGGGCTCGGGAAAGACGACGCTGCTCAATTGCCTTACCGGCTATATCGACGACGGCGAACGCATCATCACCTGCGAAGACGCGGCAGAGCTGCAATTGCAGCAGCCGCACGTCGTACGCCTTGAAACCCGCCCGCCCAATATCGAAGGCCAAGGTGAAATCACGATGCGCGCGCTCGTCAAGAACTGCCTGCGCATGCGTCCGGAGCGGATCATCGTCGGCGAGGTGCGCGGGCCGGAGGCCTTCGATTTGCTTCAGGCGATGAACACCGGCCATGACGGTTCGATGGGAACGCTGCACGCCAACTCGCCGCGCGAGGCGCTCTCCCGCATCGAGGCGATGATCACCATGGGCGGGCATTCGCTGCCCGGCAAGGCAATTCGGGAGATGCTTGTTTCGTCCGTCGACGTGATCGTCCAGGCGGCACGCCTTCGTGATGGCTCCCGCCGCATCACCCACATCACCGAAGTGCTCGGCATGGAAGGCGACGTGATCACGACCCAGGACCTCTTCGTCTACGAAATGGTTGGTGAGGACGAAAAGGGCAACATCATCGGACGGCATCGCTCGACCGGGATCGGCCGCCCGGCATTTTGGGACCGCGCCCGCTATTTCGGTGAGGAGGCCCGTCTTGCCGCCGCCCTCGACGCAGCGGAATTGAAAGCGGCTGCATAGCCAAGATCAACACAGGTGCACGGCAAATGCTGTCTTCGCTACTGCTTCCCGCGATTGTCTTTCTGTTGGCGTCCAGCAGCGTTGCCGGCGTGATGGTCGTCGCCTTCTACCCCCGCGTGGTCAAGGCAAGCGCCTATCGCCACAGGTTCGAACGCATTGCTGCCGTGCCAGAACGTCAGCGGGGCAAGCGCCCGGAAGAGGATGTCCGCGACCGTCGGCGTTCGGTGGAAAAGACGTTGCGCGAGATCGAAGCCAAGCACGAGGCGAACGCCCGCAAGGGCCGCAAACCAGCCTTGGCGGGCAGGATACGCCAAGCCGGCCTGCAATGGTCGACGAAAACTTATTCTCTCATCAGCGCCGCTGCGGCTCTGGTCACCTGGGGCGTGATGCTCTTCCTGGGCTTTGGCATGCTGGTCGCTGGTGGGTTCGCGATAGCCGGTGGGTTGCTGCTGCCGCACGTCTATGTGAATGCGAAGCGCAAGTCGCGCTTTGCGCGTTTCGCTTCCGAGTTTCCGAATGCCGTCGATGTTATCGTGCGAGGGCTCAAAGCGGGCTTGCCCATGCCCGATTGCCTGAGGGTGATCGCAGCGGAAGCACAGGAGCCGGTCAAAGGCGAGTTCGTCACCATTGCACAGGACCAGACGCTCGGCATTCCGGTCGATGAAGCGGTGCAGCGCATGTGCGAACGGATACCGCTGCCCGAAGCCAATTTCTTTGCCATCGTCATCGCCATTCAAACGCGGACCGGCGGAAGCCTCGCCGAAGCGCTCGGAAACCTCTCCAAGGTGCTGCGGGAGCGGAAGAAGATGAAAGCCAAGATCAAGGCTATGAGCGCTGAGGCAAAGTCTTCCGCCGGCATCATCGGTGCGCTGCCGTTTTTCGTCGCCGGCGCCGTGTACCTGACGAGTCCGGATTACATGGCGCTGTTGTTCACCACGCTGACGGGCAAGCTCGTCCTTGCGGGTTGCGGGCTTTGGATGAGCGCGGGCATTTTCGTCATGCGCAAAATGATCAACTTCGACTTCTGAGAAACAAGATGAGTCTCGGCCTCTATATTCCCGATCCGGAACAGCTATCTGCGCTGATGGCAGGGCTCTCCGCCTTTTGCGCGGTCGTCGTCGTTTCCTGGCCCTATGTCTTTCGGGACACGTTGGCAGATCGTATGAAAAAGGTGGAGAGCGAACGCGAACGTATCCGCCAGAAAGAGCGTTCCCGGCTTGGCACCGAGAAGAGTGCAGCGTCGCTGCGCGTCGAGCCGAAACGGCTGTTCCAGGCGATCGTCGATCGCTTCAATCTTGCCAAGCAGGCGGAGGACGGCGAAATCGTCCGCAAACTGAACATGGCCGGCTATCGCGGCCACGCGGCGATCACGGCCTTTCTGGCGGTAAGGCTGATTGCGCCGATCGTGATCTTCGCAGCCGCACTGTTGTATATCCTGCTGATCATTCGCCCGGAGGCGCCGCTGCCTCTGGTCCTGGGCATGGCCGCCGGTGTCGGTTCGCTCGGCTATTACGCGCCGGCGATCTTCATCAAGAACAGGATCACCAAGCGGCAGCAGGCGATCCGCCGATCATGGCCGGAGGCGCTGGACCTCCTGTTGATCACCGTCGAATCCGGTATGGGCATCGAAAGCGCCTTCCGGAAAGTGGGCGAGGAGATCGGTGCGCAGTCACCGGAGATCGCGGAGGAAATCCTCCTCACCACGGCGGAGCTTTCCTACCTGCAGGACCGCCGGCAGGCCTTCGAGAACCTGGGGCACAGAACGGGCGCTGAGGGCGTGCGCGCGGTCGTGACCAGCCTTATCCAGGCGGAAAAATACGGCACGCCCCTCGGTCAGGCGCTCCGCGTGATGGCCCAGGAGAACCGAGACATGCGCATGAGCGAGGCGGAAAAAAAAGCGGCTGCCCTTCCGCCGAAGCTCACGGTGCCGATGATCGTCTTCTTCCTGCCTGTGCTCTTCGCCGTGATTATCACGCCGGCGGCGATCCAGATCATGAATATGTAGGACGCGGATGAATGACGTGGTCGGGCGACCATAACAGCCGTTCCTGAGTTCGCCCGACGTATTGAGGTATTCGCTCGGGCAGAGTTGGGGGGCGAGAGCGGCGCTGCACGAGGTTCGGCGTGCAGCGCCGCAACTGACTCCGGCATTCTCAATCCACTTTAGCTAGCGAGAGCGGTAATCTTCCGCGCGATCTCTTCAACCGGCAGGACGAAATCGACGAGACCGGCGCTGATCGCCGATTTCGGCATTCCGAAGACGATCGAGCTCTTCTCATCCTGAGCGATCACCTTTCCGCCCGCCACATGCAGCGCCCGAAGACCCTCGGTACCGTCATCGCCCATCCCCGTCAGAATGACCGCGAGGGACTCAGCCCTGAAGGAGCGGGCGATCGAGCCGAAGAGATAGGACCCCGAGGGCTTGAAACCCTGGATGGGAGCCTCGTCCACGACGCGCAGGCGCGATTTGCCCGAGACGCCGAGCTGATGGCCATCCGGAGCGAGATAAACGGTCCCGGGTCTCAGTCGTTCGCCGTTCGCTCCAACCTTCACCTTAAGCGCAACCATTGAATCGAGGGATGCGGCAACACCGTCGATGAAGCCATTTGACATATGCTGCACGATGAGAATGGGCGCGGGAAAATCGGCGGGCAAGTCCTTCAATATCGAACGGATCGCTGCCGGCCCGCCGGTGGAGGCGGCGATGGCCACAATGCCGATCGGCGAGCTGGCGACCGGTCGCGCAGCGCCTTCGGCCGGCAGATCTCCGCTTGTCTTCTTGCGCCACTGGCGAACGACCTTGACCTGTGCCATGGCCTTGATCGTGGAGAGGAATTTGTCGATTGCAGCTTGTTCGAGGGACGCGTCGGATGCGGTCGGCGCCGGGATGACCGCGAGCGCGCCCGCGTCGAGTGCGCGCGCGGACAAGGCGCCCAATTGCGAACCGTCTTGATATGACACCATCACGACTGGCGTCGGCGCGGTGATCATGATCTCCCTGACGGTTTCGGCAGTGTCGTTGTCGCGGAGCTCCACTGCGACGATGTCCGGCAAAAGTTTGCCGGTTATCCTTACCGCGTCCTTGCCGCTTCTTGCGACACCCACGAGCTCCACTGCAGGGTCGCTCCCAGCCGCCTTGTTGACGAGTTGTTCAAGGCCGGGCGTCGACGTCGCAAGTAGAATACGTGTCATCCCTCGTCCTCACACAACCCGGCGCATCGTTTCCAGGAAATGCTGCGCATCGAACTGGTCCTTCCTGAGATAGGCATTTGCGCCGGCACGCAGCCCTTGTATCTTGTCTTCAAGCGTTTCCCGGCCGGTCACGAGGACAACGGGCGTGTCGGGGAAACGCTCCGATCGACGAATGGCCTTGGTGAGTTCGAAGCCGTTCATGGCCGGCATATCGACGTCCGCGACAACCATGTCGGCGCCGCGGTCACGAAGCACGTCCAATGCTTGCTTGCCATTGCTCGCCATCGCGACATCGTAGCCTGCGCCCTCCAGGATGAGTTTCACCAACGTCCGCACGTATTTTGAATCGTCGACGACGAGCACCTTGCGACGCGCTGCCGGAACCGGTTGGAGGACGCGCGCGCGGCCTGGTGATCGTGTCTTGGCGGCGGTCTCGGCGATCACTGCGATGTTCAGGAGGAGCGCGATACGCCCGTCAGGCAGCACCATGCCGGCGCTATAGCGACGAACCTTCGCAAGCCGCGGGCCGAGCGGGCGTGCGAGAAGCTCCCGCTCGCCGATAACGGCATCGACGAGTACCGCTACGGGCCCGCCCGGAGCGTCGACCACGACTGCCGGCAAGGCCTGCCAGGCAGCGCTGCGCCCCGGTCGCATCCCGAGCCAATCGGCAAGATCCACAAAGGGCATCGGACCGGAAGGGGCGCTGAC
It includes:
- the cpaB gene encoding Flp pilus assembly protein CpaB, giving the protein MIRFAILLLALAAGGAASWLALGAADQPAVAAAQVQEAPSQEVLVASAELKRGTVLEDGHVRWQAWEGEIPPVFISRSSRPDAIASLAGSLALGDFVAGEPIRQDKVAQRGAGFLSSMLPSGKRAIAVRVTAESTAGGFILPNDHVDVVHTVARSGSGNEGDVVSRAILSNIRVLAVDQTVSEGADGTSVIGKTATLEADPQQIATIAAAEASGTVSLALRPLVDNHEPSVVETEGHRRGVVRVISGGRTSMIEVPSRSGGS
- a CDS encoding AAA family ATPase, which encodes MKQLDNTTCETSPAASALPPIPKVDIAVFCRSEEVTQAVRVAASDRRMARATVTIKTGGISEATAHYGGVISPNLVVVENDDIEVRLMAALEGLAMECVTGTKVIVIGRSNDVGLYKKLMDAGVSDYLIAPLDPMDFVAAVHRCFRSPVEEKLGRIVAFVGAKGGTGSSTLAHNVAYAMSKRVDADVLLADLDLQSGTLDLNFDIEASQGMVDVLQSPDRLDEVLLRRLAVHHTDRLHLLPAPANLDKFVSLGEDEVDHLLGVARSSSWHLVVDLPHIWTGWTRKILLEADEIVITATPDLASMRNAKNLIDFLRRARPNDPLPRLVLNKTETPKLAEIKPKDFVAAVRLEESVSVPFDPKLFGAAANNGRLVIDQAPGSAAGGAIAALAWRVSGTRERRADRSGLKALLQSVLKRGKSNGPSALRKKAGELNASQAGASATEFALIAPVLALALVAMADVGFALYERMTIDHALRAGAQAAMADPGPTQVQKVMQSTLAKSALLANATVSAVKRYCACPEDTDVDPDTAPQCGTSLCANAAAPFIYYRLAATKSYQPMSLPEVLPTFELNSTMQVQVR
- a CDS encoding TadE/TadG family type IV pilus assembly protein — translated: MTSPRPGLRSLWRSEAGATAVEFALVCLPLLLLLLGVMEFGRVLYVRNDLSHAADIAARKVLIRQIARDAPDSEAQTKLESAVRESFHSGDSSRLQVVTGKETVDGIDFRVLSIQYPFTFVLPGLGESSFNLQLSRRIPIQ
- a CDS encoding pilus assembly protein N-terminal domain-containing protein, whose protein sequence is MRIGAGWLVLAVATCAALGAAQAAENVPPAATTLQPTRQTEGVVKVIVDFARTLLLTRPASTLVIGNPGVAQATLSDDKTVILTGKAPGSTNLIVMGADGAEVANVIVDVVAAGGRLVTVDEGTGRTTYNCTSRCDPVQSGEQSAPQSQSTAPQSGEDANPTGAGSP
- a CDS encoding Flp family type IVb pilin, with translation MKNLLVRFARNESGATAIEYGLIAGLISVVIIGVVTTIGTDLAAKFTSIANAL
- a CDS encoding CpaF family protein, whose product is MFGKKSILEERVPETPAQAAAESEPQAAPAIVPAPRAVENPAAVKSEKAEQYYALKKEIFSALIATIDVAVLSTMDGEQARKEIGAIINDIVAAKKAGISLAEQNDLLNDICNDILGYGPLEPLLARDDIADIMVNGANQVFIEVAGRVQQTGIRFRDNEQLLNICQRIVSQVGRRVDESSPICDARLADGSRVNVIAPPLAIDGPSLTIRKFKKEKLTLDQLVRFGSISREGAEILKIIGRVRCNILISGGTGSGKTTLLNCLTGYIDDGERIITCEDAAELQLQQPHVVRLETRPPNIEGQGEITMRALVKNCLRMRPERIIVGEVRGPEAFDLLQAMNTGHDGSMGTLHANSPREALSRIEAMITMGGHSLPGKAIREMLVSSVDVIVQAARLRDGSRRITHITEVLGMEGDVITTQDLFVYEMVGEDEKGNIIGRHRSTGIGRPAFWDRARYFGEEARLAAALDAAELKAAA
- a CDS encoding type II secretion system F family protein, giving the protein MLSSLLLPAIVFLLASSSVAGVMVVAFYPRVVKASAYRHRFERIAAVPERQRGKRPEEDVRDRRRSVEKTLREIEAKHEANARKGRKPALAGRIRQAGLQWSTKTYSLISAAAALVTWGVMLFLGFGMLVAGGFAIAGGLLLPHVYVNAKRKSRFARFASEFPNAVDVIVRGLKAGLPMPDCLRVIAAEAQEPVKGEFVTIAQDQTLGIPVDEAVQRMCERIPLPEANFFAIVIAIQTRTGGSLAEALGNLSKVLRERKKMKAKIKAMSAEAKSSAGIIGALPFFVAGAVYLTSPDYMALLFTTLTGKLVLAGCGLWMSAGIFVMRKMINFDF
- a CDS encoding type II secretion system F family protein produces the protein MSLGLYIPDPEQLSALMAGLSAFCAVVVVSWPYVFRDTLADRMKKVESERERIRQKERSRLGTEKSAASLRVEPKRLFQAIVDRFNLAKQAEDGEIVRKLNMAGYRGHAAITAFLAVRLIAPIVIFAAALLYILLIIRPEAPLPLVLGMAAGVGSLGYYAPAIFIKNRITKRQQAIRRSWPEALDLLLITVESGMGIESAFRKVGEEIGAQSPEIAEEILLTTAELSYLQDRRQAFENLGHRTGAEGVRAVVTSLIQAEKYGTPLGQALRVMAQENRDMRMSEAEKKAAALPPKLTVPMIVFFLPVLFAVIITPAAIQIMNM
- a CDS encoding chemotaxis protein CheB produces the protein MTRILLATSTPGLEQLVNKAAGSDPAVELVGVARSGKDAVRITGKLLPDIVAVELRDNDTAETVREIMITAPTPVVMVSYQDGSQLGALSARALDAGALAVIPAPTASDASLEQAAIDKFLSTIKAMAQVKVVRQWRKKTSGDLPAEGAARPVASSPIGIVAIAASTGGPAAIRSILKDLPADFPAPILIVQHMSNGFIDGVAASLDSMVALKVKVGANGERLRPGTVYLAPDGHQLGVSGKSRLRVVDEAPIQGFKPSGSYLFGSIARSFRAESLAVILTGMGDDGTEGLRALHVAGGKVIAQDEKSSIVFGMPKSAISAGLVDFVLPVEEIARKITALAS